In SAR324 cluster bacterium, a single window of DNA contains:
- a CDS encoding AbrB/MazE/SpoVT family DNA-binding domain-containing protein, translated as MAGLIKIGNSQGVRIPKLLIEQAQLENRELSLEVTSEGLLIRPTKRPRQDWPEKIRLSLEKNGQSEKLDHDWLGAKLTEENDWEW; from the coding sequence ATGGCTGGTTTGATCAAGATTGGTAACTCGCAGGGAGTTCGAATCCCTAAGCTGCTGATTGAGCAGGCTCAGTTGGAAAATCGAGAATTATCTCTGGAAGTGACCAGCGAGGGGCTACTCATCCGACCTACTAAGAGACCGCGACAGGACTGGCCAGAAAAGATTCGATTGTCTCTGGAAAAAAACGGGCAGTCGGAGAAGTTAGATCATGATTGGTTGGGTGCGAAACTGACCGAAGAGAA